One genomic segment of Apostichopus japonicus isolate 1M-3 chromosome 23, ASM3797524v1, whole genome shotgun sequence includes these proteins:
- the LOC139965101 gene encoding lariat debranching enzyme B-like isoform X1, translating to MKISVEGCCHGELDKIYDSIIHIQETKGITIDLLLCCGDFQAVRNEADMECMAVPKKYRQIQTFYKYYSGEKKAPVLTIFIGGNHEASNYLQELPYGGWVCPNIYYMGYAGIINYGGVRIGGLSGIFKGKDYQRGRFEKTPYSDDAIRSIYHIRNLEVFRLKQVRQPLDIMMSHDWPKGVYHHGNTDQLTRKKPFLKAEIESNSLGSGPTAELLRSLHPDYWFSAHLHVKFAALVKQTFEGKETTTRFLSLDKCLPGRSFLQVLDIPTDAKKPYQLTFDTEWLSILKLTNHFTSISPNYVQLPNAARSDNYTPSLGNLAKVRSLMDDQLDVPGKFEQTAVAYNPAKVDKYPSQPPLKVNSQTTFLCSKLGISDPCRMIIEEEDNLSPLTMEDTADEVRLSDNYADFDDSSESKNLSVSFTDDSDISLLNDTYASFDSSVNNSMCRTPGNPEEISLDEIPLDDEDFDDQSAVVPGSGKGQGRVDQGSDNPSHLLPPKLDINESSDLGETDPDNSGNELESHLTILKRKKLNLQGSSSRDASDEASLSGDTERSDCGLESDKEEPPVWKKKLKRRNLNIYSSNDGDDES from the exons ATGAAAATTTCAGTAGAAGGATGCTGTCACGGAGAACTGGACAAAATATACGACTCTATTATCCATATTCAGGAAACGAAAG GAATTACAATAGATTTGCTTCTGTGCTGCGGGGACTTCCAAGCTGTTCGCAATGAGGCTGATATGGAATGCATGGCCGTGCCGAAGAAATATCGACAAATACAAACATTTTATAA GTACTATTCAGGTGAAAAGAAAGCTCCAGTGTTAACTATCTTTATCGGAGGGAATCATGAGGCCTCAAATTACCTGCAAGAACTGCCATATGGTGGATGGGTGTGTCCTAACATTTACTATATGG GGTATGCTGGCATCATCAACTACGGCGGTGTACGAATTGGAGGCCTATCTGGTATTTTCAAGGGAAAAGACTACCAGAGAGGACGCTTTGAGAAGACGCCGTACTCTGACGATGCAATTCGCTCCATCTATCACATCAGAAACTTAGAAGTATTTAGACTTAAACAG GTCAGGCAACCGTTAGATATTATGATGTCACATGACTGGCCCAAAGGAGtctatcaccatggcaacactGATCAGCTCACCAGGAAGAAACCATTCTTGAAAGCAGAAATAGAGTCTAATTCTTTGG GGAGTGGACCTACAGCTGAATTGCTACGTTCGTTACATCCAGACTACTGGTTTTCTGCTCATCTTCACGTGAAGTTTGCTGCGCTGGTCAAGCAG ACTTTTGAAGGGAAGGAGACAACAACTCGTTTTCTGTCTTTGGATAAGTGTCTTCCCGGGAGAAGTTTTCTTCAG GTACTGGATATTCCCACAGATGCTAAGAAGCCATACCAGCTGACCTTTGACACCGAGTGGTTGTCAATTTTGAAATTGACCAATCATTTCACAAGCATATCACCAAATTATGTTCAATTACCCAACGCTGCAAGAAGTGACAA CTATACACCATCGTTAGGGAATCTGGCCAAGGTCCGGTCTTTGATGGACGACCAGCTTGACGTTCCAGGCAAGTTTGAGCAGACTGCGGTAGCGTACAATCCAGCCAAGGTCGACAAATATCCCTCTCAACCGCCTCTCAAGGTGAACAGCCAGACCACGTTTCTCTGCTCAAAACTCGGCATCTCTGACCCCTGTAGGATGATAATCGAAGAGGAGGACAATCTCTCCCCATTAACGATGGAGGATACGGCGGACGAGGTCCGACTATCGGACAATTACGCAGACTTTGACGACTCCTCGGAGTCCAAGAACCTCTCTGTTTCGTTCACGGACGATTCGGATATTTCTCTCTTAAATGATACCTATGCGAGCTTTGATTCTAGTGTAAATAACAGCATGTGTCGGACTCCTGGGAACCCAGAGGAAATATCACTGGATGAGATTCCATTAGACGACGAGGACTTTGATGACCAAAGCGCCGTCGTCCCTGGTTCGGGGAAGGGTCAGGGTCGTGTTGACCAGGGCAGTGACAATCCGAGTCACTTGCTGCCTCCAAAACTGGACATTAACGAGTCGTCCGACCTGGGTGAGACCGATCCAGACAATAGCGGCAACGAACTTGAATCTCATCTGACGATCCTGAAGAGAAAGAAGCTGAACCTGCAAGGGTCGTCTTCTCGGGATGCGTCGGATGAAGCTAGCCTCTCGGGGGATACAGAGAGGTCCGACTGTGGCCTAGAATCGGACAAGGAAGAACCACCGGTATGGAAAAAGAAGTTAAAGAGGAGgaatttgaatatttattcttcaaatGATGGAGATGATGAGAGTTGA
- the LOC139965101 gene encoding uncharacterized protein isoform X2 gives MKISVEGCCHGELDKIYDSIIHIQETKGITIDLLLCCGDFQAVRNEADMECMAVPKKYRQIQTFYKYYSGEKKAPVLTIFIGGNHEASNYLQELPYGGWVCPNIYYMGYAGIINYGGVRIGGLSGIFKGKDYQRGRFEKTPYSDDAIRSIYHIRNLEVFRLKQVRQPLDIMMSHDWPKGVYHHGNTDQLTRKKPFLKAEIESNSLGSGPTAELLRSLHPDYWFSAHLHVKFAALVKQTFEGKETTTRFLSLDKCLPGRSFLQVLDIPTDAKKPYQLTFDTEWLSILKLTNHFTSISPNYVQLPNAARSDNYTPSLGNLAKVRSLMDDQLDVPGKFEQTAVAYNPAKVDKYPSQPPLKVNSQTTFLCSKLGISDPCRMIIEEEDNLSPLTMEDTADEVRLSDNYADFDDSSESKNLSVSFTDDSDISLLNDTYASFDSSVNNSMCRTPGNPEEISLDEIPLDDEDFDDQSAVVPGSGKGQGRVDQGSDNPSHLLPPKLDINESSDLGETDPDNSGNELESHLTILKRKKLNLQGSSSRDASDEASLSGDTERSDCGLESDKEEPPSGL, from the exons ATGAAAATTTCAGTAGAAGGATGCTGTCACGGAGAACTGGACAAAATATACGACTCTATTATCCATATTCAGGAAACGAAAG GAATTACAATAGATTTGCTTCTGTGCTGCGGGGACTTCCAAGCTGTTCGCAATGAGGCTGATATGGAATGCATGGCCGTGCCGAAGAAATATCGACAAATACAAACATTTTATAA GTACTATTCAGGTGAAAAGAAAGCTCCAGTGTTAACTATCTTTATCGGAGGGAATCATGAGGCCTCAAATTACCTGCAAGAACTGCCATATGGTGGATGGGTGTGTCCTAACATTTACTATATGG GGTATGCTGGCATCATCAACTACGGCGGTGTACGAATTGGAGGCCTATCTGGTATTTTCAAGGGAAAAGACTACCAGAGAGGACGCTTTGAGAAGACGCCGTACTCTGACGATGCAATTCGCTCCATCTATCACATCAGAAACTTAGAAGTATTTAGACTTAAACAG GTCAGGCAACCGTTAGATATTATGATGTCACATGACTGGCCCAAAGGAGtctatcaccatggcaacactGATCAGCTCACCAGGAAGAAACCATTCTTGAAAGCAGAAATAGAGTCTAATTCTTTGG GGAGTGGACCTACAGCTGAATTGCTACGTTCGTTACATCCAGACTACTGGTTTTCTGCTCATCTTCACGTGAAGTTTGCTGCGCTGGTCAAGCAG ACTTTTGAAGGGAAGGAGACAACAACTCGTTTTCTGTCTTTGGATAAGTGTCTTCCCGGGAGAAGTTTTCTTCAG GTACTGGATATTCCCACAGATGCTAAGAAGCCATACCAGCTGACCTTTGACACCGAGTGGTTGTCAATTTTGAAATTGACCAATCATTTCACAAGCATATCACCAAATTATGTTCAATTACCCAACGCTGCAAGAAGTGACAA CTATACACCATCGTTAGGGAATCTGGCCAAGGTCCGGTCTTTGATGGACGACCAGCTTGACGTTCCAGGCAAGTTTGAGCAGACTGCGGTAGCGTACAATCCAGCCAAGGTCGACAAATATCCCTCTCAACCGCCTCTCAAGGTGAACAGCCAGACCACGTTTCTCTGCTCAAAACTCGGCATCTCTGACCCCTGTAGGATGATAATCGAAGAGGAGGACAATCTCTCCCCATTAACGATGGAGGATACGGCGGACGAGGTCCGACTATCGGACAATTACGCAGACTTTGACGACTCCTCGGAGTCCAAGAACCTCTCTGTTTCGTTCACGGACGATTCGGATATTTCTCTCTTAAATGATACCTATGCGAGCTTTGATTCTAGTGTAAATAACAGCATGTGTCGGACTCCTGGGAACCCAGAGGAAATATCACTGGATGAGATTCCATTAGACGACGAGGACTTTGATGACCAAAGCGCCGTCGTCCCTGGTTCGGGGAAGGGTCAGGGTCGTGTTGACCAGGGCAGTGACAATCCGAGTCACTTGCTGCCTCCAAAACTGGACATTAACGAGTCGTCCGACCTGGGTGAGACCGATCCAGACAATAGCGGCAACGAACTTGAATCTCATCTGACGATCCTGAAGAGAAAGAAGCTGAACCTGCAAGGGTCGTCTTCTCGGGATGCGTCGGATGAAGCTAGCCTCTCGGGGGATACAGAGAGGTCCGACTGTGGCCTAGAATCGGACAAGGAAGAACCACCG TCCGGTCTCTAG